The Palleronia sp. THAF1 genome window below encodes:
- a CDS encoding ABC transporter substrate-binding protein, whose translation MLRHTKLSASVAALSLFATGALAQDSDLSGTLRIISDMSNPAPRAVMEGMAAEFDEMHPDLTVELEVVDREAWKSQIRNALSANPPDVVNWYASNRMGPYVDAGLFMDITDWWDAGDYEGLESVKGALTLNDAQWGVPYTYYQWGVYYREDIYNELGLSEPETFEQEVENCQAILDSGKKCYAIGTKFLWTAGGWFDYLNMRTNGFEHHMQLARGELSWTEDEGVAKTFENWQTLIEMGAFIDDHQSYSWQEALTEMINGDAAAYLIGNFAVPHLREAGLTDEQIDFYQFPAMTDAPLGEDAPTDTFHVAAGAQNVDAARAFLAYVTSADVQTRINGPDALGQLPVNANSEVADDEFLQQGFTMLSENAQGGIAQFFDRDFPAEMASVGMEGLQEFMVFPENLPDILPRLEDARQRIYE comes from the coding sequence ATGCTTCGTCACACCAAACTCTCCGCCTCTGTCGCGGCGCTTTCGCTGTTCGCGACAGGGGCTCTGGCGCAGGACTCTGATCTGTCCGGCACGCTGCGCATCATCTCGGACATGTCGAACCCCGCGCCCCGCGCGGTGATGGAAGGCATGGCCGCCGAATTCGACGAGATGCATCCCGACCTGACCGTCGAGTTGGAAGTCGTCGATCGCGAAGCTTGGAAAAGCCAGATCCGCAATGCTCTATCCGCCAATCCGCCCGACGTGGTGAACTGGTACGCCTCCAATCGCATGGGCCCCTACGTGGATGCGGGCTTGTTTATGGATATCACCGACTGGTGGGATGCGGGCGACTACGAAGGGCTGGAGTCCGTCAAAGGCGCCCTGACGCTCAATGACGCACAGTGGGGCGTGCCCTATACCTACTACCAGTGGGGCGTGTACTACCGCGAGGACATCTACAACGAGCTGGGGCTGTCCGAGCCGGAGACCTTCGAGCAGGAAGTTGAAAACTGCCAGGCGATCCTGGATTCCGGCAAGAAGTGCTATGCCATCGGAACCAAGTTCCTGTGGACTGCCGGCGGCTGGTTCGACTACCTCAACATGCGCACCAACGGCTTCGAGCACCACATGCAACTGGCGCGTGGTGAGCTGAGCTGGACCGAGGACGAGGGCGTCGCAAAGACGTTCGAGAATTGGCAGACGCTGATCGAGATGGGTGCGTTCATCGACGACCATCAGTCCTACAGCTGGCAGGAAGCCTTGACCGAAATGATCAACGGCGATGCTGCCGCCTACCTGATCGGCAACTTCGCCGTGCCGCACCTGCGCGAGGCTGGTCTGACCGATGAGCAGATCGACTTCTACCAGTTCCCGGCGATGACCGACGCGCCCCTGGGCGAGGACGCGCCGACGGATACGTTCCACGTCGCCGCCGGTGCGCAGAACGTTGATGCCGCGCGAGCGTTCCTGGCCTATGTGACCTCGGCCGATGTGCAGACCCGCATCAACGGGCCCGACGCATTGGGACAGTTGCCGGTGAACGCCAACTCCGAAGTTGCCGATGACGAGTTCCTGCAGCAGGGCTTCACCATGCTATCGGAAAACGCGCAGGGCGGTATCGCGCAGTTCTTCGACCGCGACTTCCCGGCGGAAATGGCATCTGTCGGCATGGAAGGCCTGCAGGAATTCATGGTCTTCCCCGAGAATCTGCCCGACATCCTGCCGCGCTTGGAAGATGCGCGTCAGCGAATCTACGAGTAG
- a CDS encoding IclR family transcriptional regulator, with product MTKPMASDGTVGKALEVLDAVAAFERPVRFTELLEAVPFPKATLYRFLQTLTNQKMLSYDAKDGTYSMGVRLLRLAHASWRTASLAPIARPFLRQLSDTVGEAVHLAQIDNGQVIFVDKLIATDRFDTLAQIGQVAPAYCTGVGKAMLAFMAPRRLELALRQQAYLPYTPTTHRSPDSLLRELETVRRDGLAFDREEHEQGIVSIAAPVLSTNGRVIGAISIATTTARHDLNGLQAFRSVLQTTAEQIGAEATSWQFPA from the coding sequence ATGACAAAGCCGATGGCAAGCGACGGCACCGTAGGCAAAGCCTTAGAAGTGCTCGACGCGGTCGCGGCATTCGAGCGTCCCGTGCGTTTCACTGAATTGCTGGAGGCGGTGCCTTTCCCCAAGGCGACGCTTTACCGGTTTCTGCAAACGCTCACGAACCAGAAAATGCTCTCTTACGATGCGAAAGATGGCACCTACTCCATGGGCGTCCGCCTGCTGCGGCTGGCCCATGCCTCGTGGCGGACGGCCTCGCTGGCACCGATAGCCCGCCCCTTTCTACGCCAATTATCCGACACCGTCGGCGAAGCCGTGCATCTGGCCCAGATCGACAATGGGCAGGTGATCTTCGTGGACAAGCTGATCGCGACCGACCGCTTCGACACGTTGGCGCAGATCGGTCAGGTCGCCCCCGCGTACTGCACCGGCGTGGGAAAGGCGATGTTGGCGTTCATGGCTCCGCGCCGATTGGAGCTTGCGCTCCGGCAGCAAGCTTACCTGCCCTACACACCGACCACACACCGCTCGCCGGACAGCCTTTTGCGAGAGCTGGAGACGGTTCGCCGCGATGGTCTGGCTTTTGATCGCGAGGAACACGAGCAGGGCATCGTTTCTATCGCGGCACCCGTTCTGTCGACCAACGGACGGGTCATCGGCGCGATCTCTATCGCGACGACGACCGCTCGTCACGACCTTAACGGATTGCAAGCTTTCCGGTCCGTCCTGCAGACCACCGCCGAACAAATCGGGGCCGAGGCGACGTCCTGGCAATTCCCGGCCTAG
- a CDS encoding ABC transporter ATP-binding protein — MSGVTLQNAIKRYGELQVIHGIDLEIEDGEFCVFVGPSGCGKSTLLRMIAGLEETTEGTIRIGGRDVTRSDPADRGVAMVFQTYALYPHMTVAENMGFGLRMNRHPKAEIEQKVAEAARILQLEALLDRKPKALSGGQRQRVAIGRAIVRGPEVFLFDEPLSNLDAELRVDMRVEIARLHTELGTTMVYVTHDQVEAMTLADKIVVLRDGRIEQVGTPMELYEDPVSKFVAGFIGSPSMNFMRGVIEDGQIRIPALADLRISPDVTLPANGAEVTVGLRPQAMSIRAAPSPVKVEISERLGGVAYEYLRTPTGERIVVETKGNKVQNEGTEVIIDADATTAMVFDSETEQRIR, encoded by the coding sequence GTGTCTGGTGTCACACTTCAAAATGCAATCAAACGCTACGGCGAGCTTCAGGTCATTCACGGCATCGATCTGGAAATCGAGGACGGCGAGTTCTGCGTCTTCGTGGGTCCGTCCGGCTGTGGGAAATCCACGCTTCTGCGCATGATCGCGGGTCTGGAGGAAACGACCGAAGGTACGATCCGGATCGGCGGGCGCGATGTGACCAGATCGGACCCCGCGGATCGTGGCGTCGCGATGGTGTTCCAGACCTACGCGCTTTATCCGCATATGACAGTGGCCGAGAATATGGGATTCGGCCTGCGGATGAATCGCCACCCGAAGGCCGAGATCGAGCAAAAGGTGGCCGAGGCCGCGCGCATCCTGCAACTGGAAGCGCTGCTGGACCGCAAGCCGAAGGCCCTGTCGGGCGGCCAACGCCAGCGTGTCGCCATTGGCCGCGCCATTGTGCGCGGTCCCGAAGTCTTTCTCTTCGACGAACCTCTTTCCAATCTCGATGCCGAGCTTCGCGTGGACATGAGGGTCGAAATCGCGCGACTTCACACAGAGCTTGGCACGACAATGGTCTACGTCACTCACGATCAGGTCGAGGCGATGACATTGGCCGACAAAATCGTCGTCCTGCGCGACGGCCGCATCGAACAGGTCGGCACCCCCATGGAATTATACGAAGACCCGGTCAGCAAATTCGTCGCCGGCTTCATCGGATCGCCGTCGATGAACTTCATGCGCGGGGTGATAGAGGACGGCCAAATCCGGATACCGGCGCTGGCAGATCTTAGGATCTCGCCGGATGTAACCCTGCCCGCGAACGGCGCGGAGGTAACTGTAGGCTTGCGCCCGCAAGCGATGTCGATCCGGGCCGCCCCGTCGCCGGTGAAGGTCGAAATCTCTGAGCGTTTGGGCGGGGTCGCCTACGAATACCTGCGCACGCCAACCGGTGAGCGGATCGTTGTCGAGACGAAAGGCAACAAGGTACAGAATGAAGGCACCGAGGTCATCATCGACGCCGATGCGACGACTGCGATGGTGTTTGATTCGGAAACGGAACAACGGATTCGTTAG
- a CDS encoding polysaccharide deacetylase family protein gives MSDLTHHTRYTFSAIPDRADLRWPGGKKLAVYVAVNLEWFSFGEGPGATLDGAKPAPDVQNYSWRDYGNRVGIWRIMRLLDELRMPAAWLPNVCLYDEAPAIMDAIRARGDEIVGHGVTNSVTPGELDRDAERQVIEATRDTIARYEGTAPAGWLAPWISESFHTPELLARAGYRYTMDWCHDDQPVWMRTDEGPILSVPYPQELNDIPQIVGRGHEGAQFAEMILNAFEVHRADPWGCVMGIALHPYLMGQPHRFHHLGRALRGIIEAAGDDVWITTPGAIARHYAEQFPAP, from the coding sequence ATGAGCGATTTGACCCACCACACCCGTTACACCTTCTCCGCTATTCCAGACCGCGCCGACCTGCGCTGGCCGGGGGGCAAGAAACTTGCCGTCTATGTCGCGGTGAATCTGGAATGGTTTTCTTTCGGCGAAGGACCGGGCGCGACGCTCGACGGCGCGAAACCCGCGCCGGACGTGCAAAATTATTCCTGGCGCGACTACGGCAACCGGGTGGGCATTTGGCGGATCATGCGCCTGCTAGACGAGTTGCGCATGCCCGCCGCGTGGCTGCCGAACGTCTGCCTCTACGACGAGGCACCTGCGATCATGGACGCCATACGGGCGCGCGGGGATGAGATAGTAGGGCACGGTGTAACGAACTCGGTCACGCCGGGCGAGCTGGACCGCGACGCAGAGCGGCAGGTGATCGAGGCCACACGCGACACTATCGCCCGGTATGAAGGCACGGCTCCGGCGGGATGGCTTGCACCTTGGATCAGCGAAAGCTTCCATACGCCCGAGTTGCTGGCGCGAGCGGGCTATCGCTACACCATGGATTGGTGCCATGACGACCAACCTGTCTGGATGCGCACCGATGAGGGGCCGATCCTGTCGGTCCCCTACCCGCAGGAATTGAACGACATTCCCCAGATCGTCGGGCGCGGGCACGAGGGTGCGCAATTCGCAGAAATGATCCTGAACGCGTTCGAGGTGCACCGCGCCGATCCGTGGGGCTGTGTCATGGGCATCGCCCTGCATCCCTACCTGATGGGACAGCCGCACCGGTTTCATCATCTGGGGCGTGCGCTGCGCGGGATCATCGAAGCGGCAGGTGACGATGTATGGATCACGACACCCGGCGCGATTGCCCGGCACTACGCCGAACAATTTCCCGCGCCGTAA
- a CDS encoding cysteine desulfurase → MFDVESVRKDFPILSREVNGKPLVYLDSGASAQKPQVVLDRMMQAYAEDYSNVHRGLHTLSSLSTEAYEAVRGRIASFLGAPSEDHIVMNTGTTEGINLVAYGWAMLHMEAGDEIILSVMEHHANIVPWHFLRERQGVKLVWVEPDADGSLPAEKVLEAVTDRTKLIAITHMSNVLGTVVDVKAICAGAKEKGVPVLVDGSQGAVHMPVNVADIGCDFYAITGHKLYGPSGSGAIYIRPERMAEMRPFMGGGDMIREVHRDEITWNDPPMKFEAGTPGIVAQIGLGAALDYMDSLGMENIAAHEAAIRDYAHERLSGLNWLAVQGQAPDKGAIFSFTLEGAAHAHDISTILDKRGVAVRAGHHCAGPLMDHLGVTATCRASFAVYNTKAEVDVLVDALELCHELFA, encoded by the coding sequence ATGTTCGATGTTGAATCCGTCCGTAAGGACTTCCCCATTCTGTCGCGTGAAGTGAACGGCAAGCCGCTGGTTTACCTTGATTCCGGTGCGTCCGCGCAGAAGCCGCAGGTCGTTCTGGACCGCATGATGCAGGCTTACGCCGAAGACTATTCCAACGTGCACCGCGGCCTGCACACGCTGTCGTCGCTGTCCACCGAAGCCTACGAGGCCGTGCGCGGCCGAATCGCGTCCTTCCTTGGTGCGCCGTCGGAAGACCACATCGTGATGAACACCGGCACGACAGAGGGGATCAATCTGGTCGCCTACGGCTGGGCCATGCTGCACATGGAAGCGGGCGACGAGATCATCCTGTCGGTAATGGAGCACCACGCCAATATCGTGCCCTGGCACTTCCTGCGCGAACGGCAAGGGGTCAAATTGGTCTGGGTCGAGCCCGACGCCGACGGATCGCTGCCCGCCGAAAAGGTGCTGGAGGCGGTGACCGACCGCACCAAGCTGATCGCGATCACCCATATGTCCAACGTCTTGGGCACCGTGGTGGATGTGAAGGCGATCTGTGCGGGCGCGAAGGAAAAAGGCGTGCCGGTGCTGGTCGATGGCAGCCAAGGTGCGGTGCACATGCCGGTGAACGTGGCTGACATCGGCTGCGATTTCTACGCGATCACTGGGCATAAGCTGTATGGGCCGTCGGGCTCCGGCGCGATTTACATCCGCCCCGAGCGCATGGCCGAGATGCGCCCCTTCATGGGCGGCGGCGACATGATCCGCGAAGTCCACCGCGATGAAATCACTTGGAACGACCCGCCAATGAAGTTCGAAGCCGGGACGCCGGGCATCGTCGCCCAGATCGGTCTTGGTGCGGCGCTGGACTATATGGACAGCCTCGGGATGGAGAACATCGCCGCGCATGAAGCTGCGATCCGCGACTATGCACATGAACGGCTTTCCGGTTTGAACTGGCTGGCGGTGCAGGGCCAAGCCCCGGACAAAGGCGCGATCTTCTCGTTCACGCTGGAAGGCGCGGCGCACGCCCATGATATCTCGACCATCCTGGACAAGCGTGGCGTGGCCGTGCGGGCAGGGCACCATTGTGCCGGCCCTCTGATGGATCACCTTGGCGTCACCGCGACCTGCCGTGCTTCTTTCGCCGTCTACAACACGAAGGCAGAGGTCGACGTGCTCGTGGACGCGCTGGAGTTGTGCCACGAGCTATTCGCCTAG
- a CDS encoding YIP1 family protein — MNPTFSGLINLAVQTVREPRLTFSQLRTLDLPRQALWEGLVLVVALSVLLAEIGNMILLAGLPDDAQPTSFLSPFVLGGMQFGIFIVTIFLIDWIGRMMGGTGDLDGAILSIVWLQAIMVMLQVVQTVLFILAPPIAGLAVIVGLGLFLYLLAAFVAELHGFASVGRTFAMILFVLMGVALGLSFILTLIGVTVPR, encoded by the coding sequence ATGAACCCGACCTTCAGTGGACTGATCAACCTGGCCGTCCAAACCGTGCGAGAGCCGCGCCTGACGTTTTCGCAGCTGCGCACGCTCGATCTGCCGCGCCAGGCGTTGTGGGAGGGGCTGGTGCTGGTCGTGGCGCTTTCGGTGCTGCTGGCAGAGATTGGCAACATGATCCTGCTGGCCGGTCTGCCCGATGACGCCCAGCCGACGTCGTTTCTGTCGCCCTTCGTGCTGGGCGGGATGCAGTTCGGCATCTTCATCGTGACCATTTTCCTGATCGACTGGATCGGGCGGATGATGGGCGGCACGGGCGATCTGGATGGTGCAATCCTGTCGATCGTCTGGCTTCAGGCCATCATGGTGATGCTGCAGGTTGTGCAGACGGTTCTGTTCATCCTCGCCCCCCCCATCGCCGGACTGGCGGTGATCGTCGGTCTGGGTCTGTTTCTTTATCTGCTGGCCGCCTTCGTGGCGGAACTTCACGGCTTTGCATCCGTGGGCCGCACCTTCGCAATGATCCTCTTCGTGCTGATGGGTGTGGCACTTGGCCTCTCTTTCATTCTGACCCTGATCGGGGTCACGGTGCCCCGGTAA
- a CDS encoding YIP1 family protein, whose translation MALANDIAASYRRPGPVIRRRLGDPSSAEERALVTCMLACFLIFVAQWPRLSREAFLTEQDVQPMIGGALMGWIFIMPLALYALAGISHFVAKRLGGQGTYVEARMALFWALLAATPLWLFWGLLAGFQGPGVALDIVGIAALLAFVLIWAAGLYAVERP comes from the coding sequence GTGGCGCTGGCGAACGACATCGCGGCAAGCTACCGCCGCCCCGGTCCGGTGATCCGGCGGCGTTTGGGCGATCCGTCCAGCGCCGAGGAGCGGGCGCTTGTGACCTGCATGCTGGCGTGCTTCCTGATCTTCGTCGCGCAATGGCCGCGCCTGTCGCGCGAGGCCTTCCTGACCGAGCAGGATGTGCAACCGATGATCGGCGGAGCATTGATGGGGTGGATCTTCATCATGCCCTTGGCGCTTTACGCGCTGGCAGGGATCAGTCACTTCGTTGCGAAACGCCTGGGCGGGCAGGGCACCTACGTGGAAGCGCGCATGGCGTTGTTCTGGGCGTTGCTGGCCGCCACGCCGCTGTGGCTGTTCTGGGGCCTGCTCGCGGGCTTCCAGGGGCCGGGCGTGGCCTTGGATATCGTCGGGATTGCGGCGCTACTGGCCTTCGTTCTGATCTGGGCCGCTGGCCTTTACGCGGTGGAGCGCCCCTGA
- a CDS encoding SufB/SufD family protein translates to MALPQAKQDATEARLAGLTLPQGGWTDAARKAALARLTAMGLPGNRDEYWRFTRPTDLNAADAPASAPMDESDEAPIFDGIAVVNLVFRDGVFDADASDSDMPDGVTVERLSEAQASDIHWASGLYGTLEAEEQDPVQRPFAALNTAFATEGVLLHVTGKVTTPICLRYVHEGETSDPILHHVVKLDAGTELTLLEAGAPGARFNTSMEVDVADEARFHHVRAQGRNRDRRANTHSFARLGRESVFKSFTLSLNGALTRNEHVFVFNGDDASGHVAGAAIGDGKVAPFHHDDTVFVTHDALNCESRQVFKKVLKNGAVGVFQGKILVKKDAQKTDGYQISQALLLDDDSQFLAKPELEIYADDVACSHGSTTGSIDEDMLFYLRARGVPHARAMDLLVLAFLAEAMQEIEAEGIAESLTTRLSNWLERHAG, encoded by the coding sequence ATGGCATTGCCGCAAGCAAAGCAAGACGCGACCGAAGCGCGGCTGGCCGGTCTGACGCTGCCGCAGGGTGGCTGGACCGATGCCGCGCGCAAGGCCGCGCTAGCCCGGCTGACCGCGATGGGCCTGCCCGGCAACCGCGATGAATACTGGCGCTTTACTCGCCCAACGGACCTGAACGCCGCCGATGCACCGGCGTCCGCGCCGATGGATGAGTCGGATGAGGCCCCGATCTTCGACGGCATCGCGGTCGTGAACCTTGTGTTCCGCGACGGTGTGTTCGACGCCGATGCATCCGACAGCGACATGCCGGACGGCGTGACGGTCGAGCGTTTGTCAGAGGCGCAAGCATCCGACATCCACTGGGCGTCCGGTCTGTATGGCACGCTGGAAGCCGAAGAGCAGGACCCGGTTCAGCGCCCCTTCGCCGCGTTGAACACCGCGTTCGCCACCGAAGGCGTGCTGCTGCACGTCACCGGCAAAGTCACCACGCCGATCTGCCTGCGCTACGTGCACGAAGGCGAGACGAGCGATCCCATCCTGCACCATGTCGTCAAGCTGGACGCCGGTACGGAATTGACGCTGCTGGAGGCCGGTGCGCCGGGCGCGCGCTTCAACACCTCGATGGAGGTGGACGTCGCTGACGAGGCGCGGTTCCACCATGTGCGTGCGCAGGGCCGCAATCGCGACCGCCGCGCCAATACGCACAGCTTTGCGCGCTTGGGTCGGGAGTCGGTCTTCAAGTCGTTCACCCTGTCGCTGAATGGCGCGCTGACCCGCAACGAGCACGTCTTCGTCTTCAACGGTGACGACGCGTCGGGACACGTGGCCGGTGCCGCTATCGGTGACGGCAAGGTTGCCCCATTCCACCACGACGATACCGTGTTTGTGACCCACGACGCGCTGAACTGCGAAAGCCGTCAGGTGTTCAAGAAAGTGCTGAAGAACGGTGCGGTGGGCGTGTTTCAGGGCAAGATCCTGGTGAAGAAGGACGCGCAGAAGACAGACGGCTACCAGATCAGCCAGGCGCTGCTGCTGGACGACGACAGCCAGTTCCTCGCCAAGCCAGAGCTTGAAATCTACGCCGATGACGTGGCCTGTTCGCACGGCTCCACCACCGGTTCCATCGACGAGGATATGCTGTTCTATCTGCGGGCCCGTGGCGTGCCGCATGCCCGCGCGATGGACCTTCTGGTTCTGGCCTTCCTTGCCGAAGCGATGCAGGAGATCGAGGCCGAGGGGATCGCCGAAAGCCTGACCACCCGTCTGTCCAACTGGCTGGAACGGCACGCGGGCTAG
- the sufC gene encoding Fe-S cluster assembly ATPase SufC has translation MLEIKNLHAKLEEEDKVILKGVDLTVEAGKVHAIMGPNGSGKSTLSYILAGREGYEVTDGSAELLGEDVLDMDPEERAAAGVFLAFQYPVEIPGVGNMTFLRTAVNAQRKARGEEEMSSTDFLKVIREKAKDLKIDADMLKRPVNVGFSGGEKKRNEILQMAMLEPKLCILDETDSGLDVDAMKLVADGVNALRSPDRGFLVITHYQRLLDHIVPDVVHIMSDGRIIKTGGPELAMEVEKNGYTDILEETA, from the coding sequence ATGCTTGAGATCAAGAACCTGCACGCCAAACTTGAGGAAGAGGATAAGGTCATCCTCAAGGGCGTCGACCTGACGGTCGAGGCCGGCAAGGTGCACGCCATCATGGGTCCGAACGGGTCGGGCAAGTCCACGCTGTCCTACATCCTTGCGGGCCGCGAGGGCTATGAGGTCACGGATGGCTCTGCCGAATTGCTGGGCGAAGACGTGCTGGACATGGACCCCGAAGAGCGCGCCGCTGCGGGTGTGTTTCTGGCGTTCCAATACCCCGTAGAGATCCCCGGCGTCGGCAACATGACGTTCCTGCGTACGGCGGTGAACGCTCAACGCAAGGCGCGGGGCGAGGAAGAGATGTCTTCGACCGATTTCCTGAAGGTCATTCGTGAGAAGGCGAAGGATCTGAAGATCGACGCCGACATGCTGAAGCGCCCCGTGAACGTGGGCTTCTCTGGCGGTGAGAAGAAGCGCAACGAAATTCTGCAGATGGCGATGCTGGAGCCGAAGCTTTGCATCCTCGACGAGACCGATTCCGGCCTTGACGTGGACGCGATGAAGCTGGTGGCCGACGGCGTGAACGCGCTGCGTTCGCCCGATCGCGGCTTCCTTGTGATTACCCACTACCAGCGTTTGCTCGACCACATCGTGCCGGACGTCGTGCACATCATGTCCGACGGCCGCATCATCAAGACGGGCGGCCCCGAGCTGGCGATGGAAGTCGAAAAGAACGGCTACACCGACATTCTGGAGGAGACCGCCTGA
- a CDS encoding heavy metal-binding domain-containing protein: MVLTTTPSIEGKRITQYHGIVVGEAILGANVFRDFFAGITDVLGGRSGSYEKSLNEARETAMKELEDRARDAGANAVVGVDLDYEVIGKEGSMMMVSASGTAVTVE; encoded by the coding sequence ATGGTGCTGACAACCACACCTTCGATCGAAGGCAAGCGGATCACTCAATACCACGGCATCGTCGTGGGTGAGGCCATTCTGGGCGCAAACGTCTTTCGTGATTTCTTCGCCGGAATCACCGATGTGCTCGGCGGTCGGTCCGGCAGTTATGAAAAATCGCTGAACGAAGCGCGGGAGACCGCGATGAAGGAACTCGAAGATCGGGCGCGGGATGCGGGCGCGAATGCCGTCGTCGGCGTCGATCTGGATTATGAGGTCATCGGCAAGGAGGGGTCCATGATGATGGTATCCGCCTCCGGCACCGCCGTGACCGTGGAATGA
- the sufB gene encoding Fe-S cluster assembly protein SufB, translating into MSDQVMEAKEGVDQETVDAVQSLSGTYKHGWNTEIEMDFAPKGLTEDIVRLISERNEEPEWMLEWRLEAFARWQQMAEPDWSMLKYAPVDYQEQYYYAKPASMVEKPKSLDEVDPKLLETYEKLGIPLKEQLILAGVENAEEQAKDIDDDATGGRKVAVDAVFDSVSVGTTFKKELAKAGVIFCSISEAIREHPELVRKYLASVVPVQDNYFATLNSAVFSDGSFVYIPKGTRCPMELSTYFRINAENTGQFERTLIIADEGSYVSYLEGCTAPMRDTNQLHAAVVEIVALDDAEVKYSTVQNWYPGDENGKGGIYNFVTKRADCRGARSKVSWTQVETGSALTWKYPSCILRGDDSQGEFYSIAITNNWQQADTGTKMIHLGKNTRSRIVSKGISAGHAQNTYRGLVSMHPKAKNSRNYTQCDSLLIGGDCGAHTVPYIEVKNNTSRVEHEATTSKVDDDQMFYCQSRGMDEEEAVALIVNGFCKEVLQALPMEFAMEAQQLVAISLEGSVG; encoded by the coding sequence ATGAGCGATCAGGTCATGGAAGCCAAGGAAGGCGTCGATCAGGAAACCGTGGATGCGGTGCAAAGCCTGTCGGGCACCTACAAGCACGGCTGGAACACCGAGATCGAGATGGATTTCGCGCCGAAAGGTCTCACGGAAGACATCGTGCGCCTGATCTCGGAGCGGAACGAAGAGCCAGAGTGGATGCTGGAGTGGCGGCTGGAGGCCTTCGCCCGCTGGCAGCAGATGGCAGAGCCCGATTGGTCTATGCTGAAGTATGCGCCGGTAGACTACCAGGAGCAGTATTACTACGCCAAGCCCGCCAGCATGGTCGAAAAGCCCAAGTCGCTCGACGAGGTGGACCCCAAGCTGCTGGAAACCTACGAAAAGCTGGGCATCCCGCTGAAGGAGCAGTTGATCCTCGCCGGTGTCGAGAACGCCGAAGAACAGGCCAAAGACATCGACGACGACGCCACCGGGGGTCGTAAGGTCGCGGTGGACGCGGTGTTCGACTCCGTCTCTGTCGGCACTACCTTCAAGAAGGAACTGGCCAAGGCGGGCGTCATCTTCTGTTCGATCTCGGAGGCGATCCGCGAGCATCCCGAATTGGTCAGGAAGTACCTCGCATCGGTCGTGCCGGTGCAGGACAACTACTTCGCCACGCTGAATAGCGCCGTCTTCTCTGACGGGTCGTTCGTCTACATTCCCAAGGGCACCCGCTGCCCGATGGAGCTGTCGACCTACTTCCGCATCAATGCCGAGAATACCGGACAGTTCGAACGCACGCTGATCATCGCGGACGAGGGCAGCTACGTCAGCTATCTGGAAGGCTGCACCGCGCCGATGCGCGACACCAACCAGTTGCACGCGGCAGTTGTGGAAATCGTTGCGCTGGACGATGCAGAGGTGAAGTACTCCACCGTCCAGAACTGGTATCCGGGCGACGAGAACGGCAAGGGCGGCATCTACAACTTCGTCACCAAGCGCGCCGATTGCCGTGGCGCACGGTCGAAGGTGTCGTGGACGCAGGTGGAAACTGGCTCTGCGCTGACATGGAAATACCCGTCCTGCATCCTGCGGGGCGATGACAGCCAAGGCGAGTTCTACTCCATCGCCATCACGAACAACTGGCAGCAGGCCGACACCGGCACCAAGATGATCCACCTGGGCAAGAATACGCGCTCGCGCATCGTGTCCAAGGGCATCAGCGCGGGCCACGCGCAGAACACCTATCGTGGTCTCGTGTCCATGCACCCGAAGGCCAAGAACAGCCGCAACTACACCCAGTGCGACAGCCTTCTGATCGGCGGCGACTGCGGGGCCCACACGGTTCCGTATATCGAGGTGAAGAACAACACCTCGCGCGTCGAGCACGAGGCGACGACGTCAAAGGTGGACGACGACCAGATGTTCTATTGCCAGTCCCGCGGCATGGACGAGGAAGAGGCCGTGGCCCTGATCGTCAACGGCTTCTGCAAGGAAGTGCTGCAGGCCCTGCCGATGGAATTCGCCATGGAAGCGCAGCAGCTTGTAGCGATCTCGCTGGAAGGGTCCGTGGGCTGA